One Corynebacterium efficiens YS-314 DNA segment encodes these proteins:
- the pyrR gene encoding bifunctional pyr operon transcriptional regulator/uracil phosphoribosyltransferase PyrR, whose translation MSERRNTVVELLGENDVSRTVARIAHQIIEKTALDSEGADRVMLLGIPSGGVPLAERLAAKIEEFSGVRVDTGAIDITLYRDDLRNKPHRALQPTSIPSGGIDKTTVVLVDDVLFSGRTVRAALDALRDLGRPNYIQLAVLVDRGHRQLPIRADYVGKNLPTARAEDVTVMLREIDGRDAVTLTREEGEGDN comes from the coding sequence ATGAGCGAACGTAGGAATACTGTGGTCGAACTCCTGGGGGAGAACGACGTCAGCCGTACCGTCGCGCGCATCGCGCACCAGATTATTGAAAAGACCGCTCTTGATTCTGAGGGAGCGGATCGTGTCATGCTGTTGGGAATCCCCTCAGGTGGTGTTCCCCTGGCGGAACGCCTGGCAGCCAAGATTGAAGAATTCTCGGGCGTCCGTGTGGATACCGGCGCCATTGACATCACCCTCTACCGTGATGATCTCAGGAATAAGCCACACCGTGCACTTCAGCCCACATCCATCCCCTCTGGTGGCATAGACAAGACCACCGTTGTCCTGGTTGATGATGTGTTGTTCTCCGGACGCACCGTCCGCGCCGCACTTGATGCGCTGCGTGACCTGGGTCGTCCCAACTACATCCAGCTCGCTGTCCTCGTTGACCGTGGACACCGCCAGCTGCCCATCCGTGCCGATTATGTGGGCAAGAACCTGCCCACCGCACGTGCTGAGGATGTCACCGTGATGCTCCGGGAGATCGACGGCCGTGACGCCGTCACCCTCACCCGTGAAGAGGGCGAAGGGGATAATTGA
- a CDS encoding aspartate carbamoyltransferase catalytic subunit — protein MKHLLSIADLSRDEIISLLDEADRFKEVLEGREVKKLPTLRGRTIFTLFYENSTRTRSSFETAGKWMSADVINISASSSSVKKGESLKDTGLTLSAIGADAIIMRHPSSGAAQQLAGYVAPGGVGPSVINAGDGSHQHPTQALLDALTLRQRLGGIEGRKIVIVGDILHSRVVRSNVDLLSTLGAEVILVAPPTLLPYGVENWPVRTSYDMDAEIRDADAVMMLRVQQERMQGGFFPSHREYATLYGMSKAREASLKDSAIIMHPGPMLRGMEINFGVADAPRTAVLQQVSNGVHVRMAVLFALVAGSDATI, from the coding sequence ATGAAGCACCTCCTCTCAATTGCGGATCTGTCCCGCGATGAGATCATCAGCCTCCTCGACGAGGCTGACCGCTTCAAGGAGGTGCTCGAGGGACGAGAGGTGAAGAAGCTGCCCACCCTGCGTGGGCGGACGATCTTCACCCTCTTCTACGAGAACTCCACACGCACCCGTTCGTCCTTCGAAACCGCAGGTAAATGGATGAGTGCGGATGTCATCAACATCTCCGCCTCCTCCTCCAGTGTGAAGAAGGGTGAATCACTCAAGGATACGGGCCTGACCCTGTCCGCCATCGGAGCGGATGCCATCATCATGCGTCACCCGTCGTCAGGCGCGGCCCAGCAGCTGGCCGGCTACGTCGCCCCCGGCGGGGTGGGCCCCAGTGTGATCAACGCCGGCGACGGCTCCCACCAGCACCCCACCCAGGCGCTTCTCGACGCCCTGACCCTCCGTCAGAGGCTCGGCGGCATCGAGGGACGCAAGATCGTCATCGTCGGTGACATCCTGCATTCCCGGGTGGTGCGCTCCAATGTGGATCTGCTGTCCACCCTGGGTGCGGAGGTCATCCTGGTGGCACCACCGACCCTCCTGCCGTACGGCGTGGAGAACTGGCCGGTGCGTACCAGCTACGACATGGACGCTGAGATCAGGGATGCGGACGCCGTGATGATGCTGCGTGTCCAGCAGGAACGCATGCAGGGTGGATTCTTCCCCTCGCACCGCGAGTACGCCACCCTCTACGGGATGAGCAAGGCCCGTGAGGCCAGCCTGAAGGACTCCGCGATCATCATGCACCCCGGCCCGATGCTGCGTGGCATGGAGATCAACTTCGGTGTGGCGGATGCCCCACGTACTGCTGTCCTGCAGCAGGTAAGCAATGGTGTTCATGTGCGCATGGCTGTGCTGTTCGCACTCGTCGCAGGTTCAGACGCCACCATCTAA